One genomic region from Rhizomicrobium palustre encodes:
- a CDS encoding LysR family transcriptional regulator, with protein sequence MSELWMERSGEMEVFARVVQEGSFSAAARALGQTPSSISKLVARLEARLGVRLLLRSTRVIRLTLEGQAYLEAAQRALRALNEAEQAVTAGVRGTLSVTSSVPVGTMFVAPALPSFLSAYPQVTVDFSVTDDMVNLLTQKADVAIRVGPLADSSLTAKKLSESPRVVVASPEYLKRKGIPATPAALEGHDCIRFNFWRPGRGWPFEQDGLSFEQPISGSLLVNNGQTAKQMALAGAGLARLGKFHVAEELRRGDLVEVLAAFNARDIEPINAVYVGGEHVPSRIRAFVQHMTRWMGEKMPSFVSGGSGAQVARHEGKRPNYK encoded by the coding sequence ATGAGCGAGCTCTGGATGGAGCGCTCCGGCGAGATGGAGGTCTTCGCCCGGGTGGTGCAGGAAGGCAGCTTCTCCGCCGCCGCCCGCGCGCTGGGGCAGACGCCCTCCTCCATCTCCAAGCTGGTGGCGCGGCTGGAAGCAAGGCTGGGCGTGCGCCTGCTGCTGCGCTCCACCCGCGTGATCCGGCTGACCTTGGAGGGCCAAGCCTATCTGGAAGCCGCCCAGCGGGCTTTACGGGCGCTGAACGAGGCCGAACAGGCGGTGACGGCGGGCGTGCGGGGCACGCTGTCGGTCACGTCGTCGGTGCCAGTGGGGACCATGTTCGTGGCCCCTGCTTTGCCCTCGTTCCTTTCGGCCTATCCGCAGGTGACGGTCGATTTCAGCGTCACCGACGATATGGTCAATCTTCTCACCCAGAAAGCGGACGTCGCGATACGGGTGGGGCCGCTGGCCGATAGCAGCCTGACCGCCAAGAAGCTTTCGGAGAGCCCGCGGGTGGTGGTGGCCTCACCTGAGTATCTGAAGCGCAAAGGCATACCGGCGACGCCCGCGGCGCTTGAGGGGCATGACTGCATCCGCTTCAATTTCTGGCGCCCGGGACGCGGCTGGCCCTTCGAACAGGATGGGCTCAGCTTCGAACAGCCGATCAGCGGCAGCCTTCTGGTGAATAATGGTCAGACTGCCAAACAAATGGCGCTGGCGGGCGCGGGGCTGGCGCGGCTGGGCAAGTTTCACGTCGCCGAAGAACTGAGGCGCGGCGATCTGGTGGAAGTGCTTGCCGCCTTCAATGCCCGCGATATTGAGCCGATCAATGCCGTCTATGTCGGCGGCGAGCATGTGCCTTCCCGCATCCGCGCCTTCGTGCAGCATATGACGAGATGGATGGGCGAAAAGATGCCGAGTTTTGTAAGCGGCGGATCAGGCGCGCAGGTGGCGCGGCATGAAGGCAAAAGACCTAATTACAAGTAG